CGTTGAACTCGGGATCGTCCACGAGATGCAGCTTCGCGACGACCTTTCTCAGAAGGTTGTCGGACCGCAGGACCAATGCCTGCGATCTGACAAGCGTCGTGCCGATATTCTGCGCCTCGGTCTCAGGGGTTACCTGGTTCTCGAGGACCTGCAGATCGCGGGGATCGAAATAGAGCTGCGCGGTCGCCTTGTAGCTCGGTGGCAGCAGCAGTCCCAAGACCACGGCCACGACGGCCCCGACCAGCCCCCAAGCGAGAATGGTCCAAAGGCGCGGGCCAACGAACGTTGAGTAGAACGAAATCGGCTCGGGCTCCAAATACTCTTCCGGCTCCAAGTAGTCTTCCGTCTCGTGAACGGCGTGCTCGGGCGCGGCCTGCCAATCGCGGGCGACTCTGAGATGTTGATTCACGCGAGACACACGCTCCTCGTCGGTCATAGGCTTTGTGCCTACCCGGAAGTCCCACAAAGATTGGCCTTGGTGAGGCCCCGCCATTCTACTAGTCGGCCAGGAACCTGTCATCGATAAGAATGGCGGCAACAAGTTAAGTATTGCCTGCCGAACCCTGTGCCAAAAACGGGCACGTCTTAAGGTCCTGCTTGCGCGCGCCTCTCGGCGATGACGGCCATGGGCGGTTAACGGCAAATAAACCCGGAACCGGCAGCGAATTGATCGAGAAGCCGCGAGCACGGCCAACAGTTGAGAGGCTCCATGATCCAGCATCCGCATCAGACCGAAGCCACCGGGCACACGGAGGGTGGATCGGGGCAACCCTCGGCGCGCTGTTTGGGGCTGGTCCCATGCAGCCGCAAATGGGTGCTCGGGCTGATCGGCCTCGGCGTTGCCCTGTGCGTCATCGCCGTGGGGGTCGTCGCTATCGAGCGGCTGACACGCACCGAGCGCAGCGAACGTGCAGCCGCGGCGCATACGGATGAGCTGTATCGTGACCCGGCTAGCCTCGTTGTCGGCAATCCTGAAGGCGACGTGAGCATCGTCGCCTTCCACGACTACAACTGCCCCGACTGCCGGGCGGGGGCCCCCGAACTCGTACGGCTGACGGACGAGGACGGACAGGTCAAGCTGATCCTGAAGGACCTTCCCGTGCTTGGCCGGGACTCGGAGGACGTCGCGCGCATTGTTCTTGCCGCAGAGCGCCAAGGCGGTGCGCTGGAACTGCATCGGCGCCTTGAAACCATCCAGGGGCGCGCGTCCAAGTTTCGGGCGTTGAAAATCGCGGACGAACTCGGTCTCGACCAGTCCCGCCTGGAGCGCGACATGAACGATCCCGAGATTTCGTCCGTACTCGCTGCAAACAAACAGCTTGCCGGCGAGCTTGGAATCAGGGGTGTCCCCTTCTATCTCGTGGGAGACCAGGTCTGGTCCGCGCCGCCGTCTGAGTTCTACTCGTCGCTGAAAGAGCAGGTGGCGCGCGTGCGGTCGGAGGGCTGCGGCACGGGCTGTTGAGTGTGAGCGGCCATGGCTGTCACTCGCCACGCGAGCCGGCGCGGGTGGGGCGCTCCTAAAGCGCGTTCCGATAGGCTCTCGGCGACACGATCGTGAGCAGAAGGATGTAGAAGTCGAAGAGCATCGACCAATTGTCGATGTAGTAGATATCGTGATCGACGCGCCCCTCGATTTTCTCGATCGAGTCCGTCGGCCCCCGGTAACCGTTCACCTGAGCCCAGCCCGTGATACCGGGCTTGATGTTGTGGCGCCGCGCGTAGGACGCCACCAGCGTCTCGAAATCCCGGTCGTGC
The DNA window shown above is from Methyloceanibacter stevinii and carries:
- a CDS encoding DsbA family protein, with translation MIQHPHQTEATGHTEGGSGQPSARCLGLVPCSRKWVLGLIGLGVALCVIAVGVVAIERLTRTERSERAAAAHTDELYRDPASLVVGNPEGDVSIVAFHDYNCPDCRAGAPELVRLTDEDGQVKLILKDLPVLGRDSEDVARIVLAAERQGGALELHRRLETIQGRASKFRALKIADELGLDQSRLERDMNDPEISSVLAANKQLAGELGIRGVPFYLVGDQVWSAPPSEFYSSLKEQVARVRSEGCGTGC